GCCCAATTGCTCCTGCTTGAGATCACACTCGCTCAATAACCTTTGATAACTCAGTGCAACTTCCATCGCATTGAGGTCTTGACGCTGGATATTTTCGATCAAGGCCATCTCCAGCATCTGCTGATCATCCGCTGTACGGATATATGCCGGCACCTTCTTGAGCCCAGCCAATTTACTCGCTTGGAACCTCCGTTCTCCAGAGATCAACTGAAACGAGTTGTTGTTCAATTTTCTAAGTGTGATGGGCTGTATAATACCCTGTACTTTGATCGAGTCGGAAAGTTCCTGAAGAGCCTCCTGATCAAAGTCCGTACGAGGCTGAAACGGATTCACCTCGATCTGGTCCAACTGCACTTCTGAGATACTACCTACAGCAGCACTCCTCTCTCTGAGAGGTTTTCTCACAGATTTATCCACCGCTGATCCCGTATCTTCAGAATCATTGAGCAGCGCACCTAAACCTCTCCCTAATGCATTTCGTTTTGTTGGATTTTTCCCAGCCATCTACGTATCCTATTCTATGTGATTAATCTACCTCTTCTACTACCAACTGATTCTTGGCTACTATCTCATGTGCCAGATTCAAATAGCTAATTGCTCCTTTACTCTCCGCATCGTGTGCGATCGCTGGCAAACCAAAGCTAGGCGACTCACTCAATTTGATATTTCTTGGGATCAAGGTATCAAAGACCATGGACTTGAAGTGTGTAGTGACTTCTTCGACCACTTGATTGGATAACCTCAACCTCATGTCGTACATCGTCAACAAAATCCCCTCAATTTCCAACTCTGGATTGAGTCGAGACTGAATAATCTTGATGGTGTTCAATAATTTACCTAAACCTTCCAATGCAAAATACTCACACTGTACAGGAATAATAACAGAATCAGAAGCAGTCAAGGCATTGATTGTGATCAAACCCAAAGACGGGGAACAATCGATGATGATGAAATCATAATCATCCTTGATCGGCTCAAGGGCTTGCTTCATCCGTTGTTCTCTTTCTTCGTAATCCACCAACTCAACCTCTGCTCCTACCAAGTTGATATGAGAAGGCAACA
The DNA window shown above is from Reichenbachiella sp. 5M10 and carries:
- a CDS encoding ParB/RepB/Spo0J family partition protein; translation: MAGKNPTKRNALGRGLGALLNDSEDTGSAVDKSVRKPLRERSAAVGSISEVQLDQIEVNPFQPRTDFDQEALQELSDSIKVQGIIQPITLRKLNNNSFQLISGERRFQASKLAGLKKVPAYIRTADDQQMLEMALIENIQRQDLNAMEVALSYQRLLSECDLKQEQLGDRVGKKRSTVNNYLRLLKLPPDIQAAVRDGKISMGHARALINIEDTSFQLDLLKKILSEDLSVRKVEALVKQASFPDAQEEKTPNKEENKEIVKVQDKLSSHFGTRIKIAANDQNKGEIKIPFSSVTELNRILEIIDA
- a CDS encoding ParA family protein: MGKIISIANQKGGVGKTTSSINLAASLAALEFKTLIVDADPQANATSGIGEDPKQITAGIYECMVDGVDPYDCIVQSDLDYLDLLPSHINLVGAEVELVDYEEREQRMKQALEPIKDDYDFIIIDCSPSLGLITINALTASDSVIIPVQCEYFALEGLGKLLNTIKIIQSRLNPELEIEGILLTMYDMRLRLSNQVVEEVTTHFKSMVFDTLIPRNIKLSESPSFGLPAIAHDAESKGAISYLNLAHEIVAKNQLVVEEVD